The following proteins are co-located in the Methanobacterium formicicum DSM 3637 genome:
- a CDS encoding DUF262 domain-containing protein, translating to MVKDPSPIKSVGDLLKGVENGEYVIPNFQRKYEWNPGMVSDLLISIFQDYYTGLLLFWEFPEQLAIGEWDPLWGADQPENPYFAILDGQQRLSSLYYALYAPNKKFPYRNTYYMFFLDLNEYIDDNYEDAIFYKFSKSYMAIEDVKNRKNDWINENIFPLRLLHDKDFMSNDFDDWAKGYAETFVKMTPENLDDFIKLYDNIRNINRIMDYSFITHTLGKDRDLSDICGIFAKINQKGMRLSTFDLMNAFLFPQGIRLRKLWEKQGKNELKKVDRSMNEYILKLMSLYKQDYCSSKYVFYLIPQMKIKKRDEIGKITLVEDSKEFKNLWDNAYHYAIKAVERIMNIGKNDFGAIKYDFIQNKTMIPVMGAIMWKYEKDYSNIDRQLFDDLLSKWYWYATISGDYSGSSDSIMSEDYRDFKKWFIIQDESVIRRLNRVNNDDIQKLDLASINKGSSLYNTVLCLLALNKAPDFYTGRPLDSGTFKGIKIHDHHIFPKNVKNLPKATSTYFEVTNDSIVNRTLLLDETNEKIKNKIPSTYLKSVEMNDEELNELMQRHFISEKALEYLKDDNYDSFIVERERTIKNKLIDLLTISELIKDPNTGLDRFTSFKTKNRPWEKHELLSYLDNTTTFQKLFLASITQTEENPAPIQSVIIMMNKISKCKFENVTKEIDGLTIAGVKSGLTARRKGLGKEDIIEAKDIKGIIYYSIREKYIDIIREWITNEDLMI from the coding sequence ATGGTTAAAGATCCAAGTCCTATTAAAAGTGTTGGAGATTTATTAAAGGGTGTTGAGAATGGGGAGTATGTTATTCCAAATTTCCAGAGAAAATACGAATGGAATCCGGGAATGGTATCTGATTTATTAATTTCTATTTTTCAAGATTATTATACAGGCCTCTTACTATTTTGGGAGTTCCCAGAGCAACTAGCCATCGGCGAGTGGGATCCTTTATGGGGTGCCGACCAACCTGAAAACCCATATTTTGCCATTCTTGATGGTCAGCAAAGGTTATCTTCATTATATTATGCATTATACGCACCTAATAAAAAATTCCCATATCGAAACACTTATTACATGTTTTTTTTGGATTTAAATGAATACATAGATGATAATTATGAAGATGCAATCTTTTACAAGTTTTCTAAAAGTTATATGGCTATTGAAGACGTGAAAAATAGAAAAAATGATTGGATTAACGAAAATATCTTTCCTTTAAGGCTCCTCCATGATAAAGATTTCATGAGTAATGATTTTGATGATTGGGCCAAGGGATATGCCGAAACATTTGTAAAAATGACCCCAGAAAACTTGGATGATTTTATCAAATTATATGATAACATCAGAAATATTAACCGTATAATGGATTATTCGTTTATTACACACACTTTAGGAAAGGATAGGGATTTATCGGATATTTGTGGGATATTTGCAAAAATTAACCAAAAAGGAATGAGATTATCTACTTTTGACCTAATGAACGCTTTTTTATTCCCACAAGGCATTAGATTAAGAAAATTATGGGAAAAACAAGGCAAAAATGAGCTTAAGAAAGTCGATAGGAGTATGAATGAATATATTCTAAAACTTATGTCTTTGTATAAACAGGATTATTGCTCATCTAAATATGTTTTCTACCTCATTCCCCAAATGAAAATCAAAAAAAGAGACGAAATAGGTAAAATTACGTTGGTTGAAGATTCCAAAGAGTTTAAAAACCTATGGGATAACGCTTACCATTATGCCATCAAAGCAGTTGAAAGAATAATGAACATTGGAAAAAACGATTTTGGAGCAATAAAATACGATTTCATCCAGAATAAAACAATGATTCCTGTAATGGGAGCCATAATGTGGAAATATGAAAAGGATTATAGTAATATTGACAGGCAGTTATTTGATGACTTACTTTCCAAATGGTATTGGTATGCAACAATATCCGGGGATTATAGTGGTTCAAGTGATAGTATAATGTCTGAAGATTACCGTGATTTTAAAAAATGGTTTATAATACAGGATGAATCAGTAATAAGGAGATTAAATCGGGTAAATAACGATGATATCCAAAAATTAGATTTAGCAAGTATTAATAAAGGTTCTTCACTTTACAATACTGTTCTCTGCTTACTTGCTTTGAATAAAGCCCCTGACTTTTATACGGGCCGACCTTTAGATTCTGGAACGTTTAAAGGAATAAAAATACATGACCACCACATATTCCCAAAAAACGTTAAAAATTTACCTAAAGCCACTTCAACTTATTTCGAAGTTACTAATGATAGTATAGTTAACAGAACACTCCTGCTAGATGAAACTAACGAAAAAATTAAAAATAAAATACCATCAACATACTTGAAGAGCGTAGAGATGAATGATGAAGAGTTAAATGAATTAATGCAACGACACTTTATTTCAGAGAAAGCCTTGGAATACCTTAAAGATGATAACTACGATTCATTCATTGTTGAACGTGAAAGAACCATTAAAAATAAGTTAATTGATTTATTAACTATATCTGAACTAATTAAAGACCCCAATACGGGTTTAGACAGATTCACATCTTTTAAAACCAAAAACAGGCCCTGGGAAAAACACGAACTATTATCCTACCTTGATAACACTACTACCTTTCAAAAATTATTTTTAGCTTCTATTACACAAACTGAAGAAAACCCTGCCCCAATACAATCAGTAATCATCATGATGAATAAAATTTCAAAATGCAAGTTTGAAAATGTCACCAAAGAAATTGATGGTCTAACGATTGCCGGAGTTAAATCAGGATTAACAGCAAGAAGGAAGGGATTGGGTAAAGAAGACATAATCGAAGCAAAAGATATCAAAGGAATTATTTATTATAGCATCAGAGAAAAATACATAGACATAATACGTGAATGGATAACAAACGAAGATTTGATGATCTGA